A region from the Candidatus Dependentiae bacterium genome encodes:
- a CDS encoding M48 family metalloprotease has translation MKSVKFVLIALLSFQITCPIKNPITMLKQGGDWITRNIKGYIEISEKHHPYTKQYIENLYKKYPNEFEDTSVYLFNTEGPAASYKSIYFPIYWAEKLEQEHQANKKDGLYTQATEWIILHEVGHIKNHDIANMAFASFLALVFSNMTGISRNDQYALQKLQNVDKTKTLAAVSSALVASIIYWAWQEYRADQYATEHCQSAEAVVAGYEFLERMAPAGIAPGIMHSFKGFRLKRIAQAYEKKFGHPIPKSYHATDRVTA, from the coding sequence ATGAAATCAGTCAAATTTGTCTTGATTGCACTACTTAGCTTTCAAATAACCTGTCCAATCAAAAATCCAATCACTATGTTAAAACAAGGTGGAGATTGGATTACTCGTAATATTAAGGGATATATTGAGATTTCAGAAAAACATCATCCTTACACAAAGCAATATATTGAAAATCTTTATAAAAAATATCCTAATGAATTTGAAGATACCAGCGTATACCTTTTCAATACTGAAGGCCCAGCTGCATCATATAAATCTATTTACTTTCCTATTTACTGGGCAGAAAAGCTTGAGCAAGAGCATCAAGCAAATAAAAAAGATGGTTTATATACCCAAGCTACAGAATGGATAATTTTACACGAAGTTGGTCATATTAAAAATCACGATATTGCAAATATGGCATTTGCTAGTTTTTTAGCTCTGGTATTTTCAAACATGACTGGAATAAGCAGAAATGATCAATACGCATTGCAAAAATTACAGAATGTTGATAAAACAAAAACACTTGCTGCTGTCAGTAGCGCACTTGTTGCATCTATAATATATTGGGCTTGGCAAGAATATAGAGCTGATCAATATGCGACAGAACATTGTCAAAGTGCTGAAGCTGTTGTCGCTGGATATGAATTTTTAGAACGTATGGCTCCTGCTGGAATAGCTCCAGGGATTATGCACTCATTTAAAGGCTTTAGGTTAAAAAGAATTGCTCAAGCATACGAAAAGAAATTTGGACATCCAATTCCTAAAAGCTACCACGCAACAGATCGCGTAACTGCGTAA
- the metG gene encoding methionine--tRNA ligase, with the protein MNKNKFYVTTPIYYVTAAPHLGSLYSTLLADVAARYHSMMGKNVFFLVGTDEHGQKIAEAAKKVNKHPQDFVDGFVDSYSSMWKLYNIDYSKFIRTTDKYHQEAVQTWISRLIAQKDIYKDTYTGWYCTPCETFVTQKDQSEDDKANSKEANAEISCPSCLRPTNEISEECYFFRLSAYQDKLLSFFEKHPDFISPKERAQEVISFVKGGLKDLSISRSTISWGIPFPGDSKHVTYVWADALNNYISAVGYGSANGEKELHAWWPADLQVLGKDIVRFHAVYWPAFLMASELAQPKKLLVHGWIKMGDQKMSKSLGNAIDPKSLADKYGVDEIRYYLMRKMAITQDSQFSIADIEQSINSELADDLGNLLNRCSTLCQKYDYLSIQAPSTWSDETKKLQEKCHLMIKDSLDMIEQGFFYRAINNIWEYINITNAYFHANEPWKQAASNKEKFQETIAATVYSLRAIGIMLWPIMPEKMETLLSSIGYSIPMSSRLTHTLNPEISKPTPSLSDISFSDNLVMKKIDTLFKKMEKTMDQSTEQIITPVEETNFISIDDFAKVDLRVGTIFECEIVEKSDKLLKLQVDFGSFGKKQIFSGMRKFLSPQDLIGKQGVFVVNFKPRNIMGMPSEGMMLTSDGAVLNPSKVIENGSKVV; encoded by the coding sequence ATGAATAAAAATAAGTTCTATGTAACAACCCCTATTTACTACGTTACGGCTGCTCCACACCTAGGATCATTATATTCAACACTTCTGGCAGATGTGGCTGCTCGTTATCACTCAATGATGGGTAAAAATGTTTTCTTCCTGGTTGGCACTGATGAACACGGACAAAAAATAGCTGAAGCCGCAAAAAAAGTTAATAAACACCCACAGGACTTTGTAGATGGATTTGTTGATTCATACTCATCAATGTGGAAACTTTATAATATTGATTATTCAAAATTTATACGAACTACGGACAAGTATCACCAAGAAGCTGTGCAAACTTGGATCTCTCGACTGATTGCTCAAAAAGATATTTACAAAGATACCTACACTGGCTGGTATTGCACTCCGTGTGAAACATTTGTCACGCAAAAAGATCAAAGCGAAGATGATAAAGCTAACAGCAAAGAAGCCAATGCTGAAATCAGCTGTCCGTCTTGCCTTCGTCCAACCAATGAAATATCAGAAGAATGTTATTTCTTTAGACTGTCTGCGTACCAAGATAAATTATTAAGTTTTTTTGAAAAACATCCTGACTTTATTTCACCCAAAGAAAGAGCACAAGAAGTTATATCTTTTGTAAAAGGCGGCTTAAAAGATTTAAGCATTTCTCGCTCTACTATTTCATGGGGAATTCCTTTCCCTGGCGACAGCAAGCACGTTACCTACGTGTGGGCCGACGCTTTAAATAATTACATCTCTGCAGTTGGATATGGCTCTGCAAATGGAGAAAAAGAACTACATGCCTGGTGGCCAGCTGACCTGCAAGTCTTGGGTAAAGACATTGTAAGATTTCATGCAGTTTATTGGCCTGCATTTTTGATGGCATCTGAACTTGCACAACCCAAAAAGCTTTTAGTTCATGGATGGATTAAGATGGGCGACCAAAAAATGTCTAAATCTTTGGGTAATGCTATTGATCCAAAGTCGCTTGCAGACAAATATGGCGTGGACGAAATTCGTTATTATTTAATGCGCAAAATGGCAATAACTCAAGATAGTCAATTTAGCATCGCAGATATTGAGCAAAGTATTAATTCTGAATTGGCTGATGATTTAGGTAATTTATTAAATCGCTGTTCTACTCTTTGTCAAAAATATGATTATCTGTCTATTCAAGCACCATCTACATGGTCAGATGAGACTAAAAAGCTTCAAGAGAAATGTCATTTGATGATTAAAGATAGCCTTGATATGATTGAGCAAGGGTTTTTTTACCGCGCAATAAATAACATCTGGGAATACATTAACATTACAAACGCATACTTTCATGCAAATGAGCCATGGAAACAAGCAGCAAGCAACAAAGAAAAGTTTCAAGAAACTATTGCGGCAACGGTGTACAGCCTTAGAGCAATTGGCATAATGCTTTGGCCAATCATGCCAGAAAAAATGGAAACCTTGCTCTCGAGTATTGGATATAGCATACCAATGAGCTCTCGCTTAACTCATACTTTGAATCCTGAAATCAGTAAGCCAACTCCCAGCTTAAGCGATATTTCTTTTAGTGATAATCTTGTTATGAAAAAAATAGACACCCTCTTTAAAAAAATGGAAAAAACGATGGACCAATCAACAGAACAAATTATTACACCGGTAGAAGAAACAAACTTTATTTCGATTGATGATTTTGCAAAAGTAGACCTACGCGTTGGAACTATTTTTGAGTGCGAGATCGTTGAAAAATCTGACAAATTATTAAAGCTTCAAGTTGATTTTGGAAGTTTTGGAAAAAAACAAATTTTTTCAGGAATGAGAAAGTTTCTTTCACCTCAAGACTTGATTGGAAAACAAGGCGTATTTGTCGTTAATTTCAAGCCGAGAAACATTATGGGGATGCCATCTGAAGGCATGATGCTCACCTCTGATGGAGCAGTTTTAAACCCATCAAAAGTCATTGAAAATGGCTCAAAAGTCGTTTAA